A single window of Blochmannia endosymbiont of Camponotus nipponensis DNA harbors:
- the glyS gene encoding glycine--tRNA ligase subunit beta gives MQKDNFVMKVCTFLVEIGTESLPSKILKRLGKDFFCQIISGLKKNNFVCDKVNWFASSCRLAVKANIIITDDLNINIACVNQLSNIDTYDKYFKSTYPRINPVVNKMDIEYNNKSQEILECDKNVLIHKNLKYLFCSVISFALEKLKNYEMMRWSDIDISFIRPVRTMTILLDKYVIPSYFFGIKTGRVLYGNRCMEEEKIIIEHADLYPDILTKKGWVIADYARRKNIIRVEVEKEAKKIGGIVDIQDESLLEEVTALVEWPIVLSGRFDQKFLVLPREVILHIMRYDRKYFPVYHSISGELLPYFIFVTNTISDNYKKIIVGHENVITPRLMDAEFFLKKDNKCRLEDYIPKLGDALFHRKLGTLCDKSWRIKKLSGWIAEQIGIDIRQAKRAGYLCKCDLMSNMVFEFPSTQGTIGMYYARRDGEAEEIALAQKEHYLPRFSKDKLPATRISCTVSIADKIDTISGIFGIKELPKGNRDPFALKRAAIGILLILMYKKFPLDLLHLIQKSVELYGLQLTNVTVINDIYNFIYNRLSSWYRSRGYKLDIIRSVLNVKNSSVVDIDARIKAVTAFCNLQKEENLKLNLMYKRISNILLKKQISYSDDVQYSLLKNPEEIHLAMEVMSIGKRLEILCAQHRYYDALIVVMTIFSSVNMFFDNVMIMDANENIQINRLTLLNKVKNLFLQVADISLLHV, from the coding sequence ATGCAAAAGGATAATTTTGTAATGAAAGTATGTACTTTTTTAGTAGAGATTGGTACTGAATCGTTACCATCTAAAATTTTAAAAAGGTTAGGGAAAGATTTTTTTTGTCAAATTATTAGCGGTTTAAAAAAAAATAATTTTGTTTGTGATAAAGTTAATTGGTTTGCTTCTTCATGTCGTTTAGCAGTTAAAGCTAATATAATAATAACAGATGATTTAAATATTAATATTGCATGTGTTAATCAATTAAGTAACATCGATACATATGATAAGTATTTTAAAAGTACATATCCCCGAATTAATCCTGTAGTTAATAAGATGGATATTGAGTACAATAATAAATCTCAAGAAATATTGGAATGTGATAAAAATGTATTAATACATAAAAATTTAAAATATTTGTTCTGTAGCGTAATTAGTTTTGCTTTAGAAAAATTGAAAAATTATGAAATGATGCGTTGGAGTGATATAGATATTTCATTTATTCGACCTGTTCGTACTATGACGATATTATTGGATAAATATGTTATTCCAAGTTATTTTTTTGGTATAAAGACAGGTCGAGTTTTGTATGGTAATAGATGCATGGAAGAAGAAAAAATTATTATTGAACATGCCGATCTTTATCCAGATATTTTAACTAAAAAAGGTTGGGTAATAGCAGACTATGCTAGAAGAAAAAATATTATACGTGTGGAGGTAGAAAAAGAAGCTAAAAAAATTGGAGGAATTGTAGATATTCAGGATGAAAGTTTATTGGAAGAGGTTACTGCATTAGTAGAATGGCCTATAGTTCTTTCTGGTCGATTTGATCAGAAGTTTTTAGTATTACCACGTGAAGTAATACTTCATATTATGAGATATGATCGAAAGTATTTTCCAGTATATCATTCTATTAGTGGAGAACTATTACCATATTTTATTTTTGTAACGAATACGATTTCAGATAACTATAAAAAAATTATTGTTGGACATGAAAATGTAATAACTCCACGTTTAATGGATGCAGAATTTTTCTTGAAAAAAGATAATAAATGTCGTTTAGAGGATTATATACCTAAATTAGGTGATGCGTTATTTCACAGAAAACTTGGTACTTTGTGTGATAAAAGTTGGCGTATAAAGAAATTATCTGGATGGATAGCGGAGCAAATAGGTATAGATATACGACAAGCAAAACGTGCTGGATATTTGTGTAAGTGTGATCTTATGAGCAATATGGTTTTTGAGTTTCCTTCAACTCAAGGAACTATTGGTATGTATTATGCTCGTCGGGATGGTGAAGCAGAAGAAATAGCATTAGCTCAAAAAGAACATTATTTACCACGTTTTTCTAAGGACAAGTTACCTGCCACTCGTATTTCTTGTACTGTGTCTATTGCAGATAAAATAGATACTATATCAGGTATATTTGGCATTAAAGAATTACCAAAAGGCAACAGAGATCCATTTGCTTTAAAAAGAGCCGCTATTGGAATTTTGCTTATCCTTATGTACAAAAAGTTTCCATTAGATTTACTTCATCTAATACAAAAATCGGTAGAGTTATATGGTTTACAATTAACTAATGTGACAGTAATTAATGATATATATAATTTTATATATAATAGGTTATCTTCGTGGTATCGATCAAGAGGCTATAAATTGGATATTATTAGATCGGTGTTAAATGTGAAAAATTCTAGTGTAGTAGATATTGATGCCCGAATAAAAGCAGTAACTGCTTTTTGTAATCTACAAAAAGAGGAAAATTTGAAATTAAATTTAATGTATAAACGTATATCAAATATTTTATTAAAAAAACAAATATCTTATAGTGATGATGTGCAATATTCTTTATTAAAAAATCCGGAAGAAATACATTTAGCTATGGAGGTAATGTCGATAGGAAAAAGATTAGAGATATTATGTGCACAACATCGTTATTATGATGCATTAATTGTTGTTATGACAATATTTAGTTCAGTAAATATGTTTTTTGATAATGTTATGATTATGGATGCTAATGAAAATATACAAATTAACCGTTTAACTTTGCTAAATAAAGTTAAAAATCTATTTTTACAGGTGGCAGATATTTCTTTGTTGCATGTTTAG
- the glyQ gene encoding glycine--tRNA ligase subunit alpha, with amino-acid sequence MYDNNNSKTFQGLIRTLENYWERCGCLIAQPLDIEVGAATSHPITFFNAIGPEPAAFSYVQVSRRPMDSRYGQNPNRLQQYYQFQVIMKPSPRNMLQLYLDSLKMIELDHIKNDICFIEDNWENPTLGAWGLGWEIWLNGMEITQFTYFQQIGGLECKPVTGEITYGLERLSLFLQGVDNIYDLVWSHGVLGSVTYRDLFYQNELEQSIYNYEHTDIKSLFEIFNQYENEIKYLITMTRPLPFPAYERILKAIHIFNLLDARKVISVTERKNYILRIRALSKMIAEAYYIFRKKLGFPMCMKKL; translated from the coding sequence ATGTACGATAACAATAATTCAAAAACTTTTCAAGGATTAATACGGACGTTGGAAAATTATTGGGAACGCTGTGGTTGTCTTATCGCGCAACCATTAGATATAGAAGTTGGAGCAGCTACTTCTCATCCGATAACTTTTTTTAATGCTATTGGTCCAGAGCCTGCGGCTTTTTCTTATGTTCAGGTCTCCCGTAGACCTATGGATAGTCGATATGGTCAAAATCCAAATAGATTACAGCAATATTATCAGTTTCAAGTAATTATGAAACCTTCTCCAAGAAATATGTTGCAGTTGTATTTAGATTCTTTAAAAATGATTGAACTAGATCATATAAAAAATGATATTTGTTTTATAGAAGATAATTGGGAAAATCCTACGCTTGGAGCATGGGGTTTGGGCTGGGAAATTTGGTTGAATGGAATGGAAATAACACAATTTACTTATTTTCAGCAAATAGGTGGATTAGAATGTAAACCTGTTACTGGAGAAATAACCTATGGTTTAGAGCGTTTATCTTTGTTCTTACAAGGAGTAGATAATATTTATGATTTAGTTTGGAGTCATGGTGTATTAGGATCTGTTACATACAGAGACCTTTTTTATCAAAATGAATTAGAACAATCAATTTATAATTATGAACATACTGATATTAAATCTTTGTTTGAAATTTTTAATCAATATGAGAACGAAATCAAATATTTAATTACTATGACGCGACCATTACCTTTTCCGGCATATGAACGCATTTTAAAAGCAATACACATTTTTAATTTGTTAGATGCTAGAAAAGTAATTTCTGTTACAGAAAGAAAAAATTATATTTTACGTATTCGTGCATTATCAAAAATGATAGCCGAAGCTTATTACATATTTCGTAAAAAATTGGGGTTTCCTATGTGTATGAAGAAATTATAA
- a CDS encoding inorganic phosphate transporter yields MSHFLFNLEIHISIMLILALILVFIYEAINGFHDTANSVVTVIYTCALNSHSAVLMSGIFNFLGVIFGGLSVAYAIIHLLPTYFFMNTNANHILVMIFSMLFAAILWNLGTWYFRVPTSSSHTLIGTLIGIGLVNAMITHCPMTQGLNIPKLTNIFLSLIISPIIGLIIAKIMMLILCRYWNNNNKKNKNIHTTPTQQMQEHGRPQPSLWTRVILILSAAGVSFSHGANDGQKGIGLVMLLLIGVAPASFMLNMHANSHDISRTRDAVNNFYEYYTQHGNTFKIIIPSEMASMPISTALNQLAIIIPSFKEETQIFANNNNDNNNTVCYNKYLYSSETETQIRKIFHDLPLTITIINNASLLLKNLDSYAQLNIEQRSQMRQLIIYIVDILDQVTALPETSYKNKHFLKNLKKHLLNTIEYAPTWIIFTVALSLSLGTIIGWKRVATTIGEKIGKREMTYAQGLSAQLTTAISIGTASYAGMPVSTTHVLSSSITGSMLIRGWGVQGKTIKNILITWSLTLPVSIALSGSFYWITLHLLHNNIQI; encoded by the coding sequence ATGTCACATTTTCTGTTCAACTTAGAAATACACATCAGTATTATGTTGATTCTTGCATTAATTCTTGTGTTTATTTATGAAGCTATTAATGGTTTTCATGATACCGCTAATTCTGTCGTTACCGTAATTTACACCTGTGCATTGAATTCCCATAGCGCAGTATTAATGTCAGGTATATTTAATTTCTTAGGAGTAATATTCGGTGGTTTAAGTGTTGCATATGCAATTATCCACTTGCTTCCTACATATTTTTTTATGAATACTAACGCTAATCATATTCTAGTTATGATTTTTTCTATGTTATTTGCGGCAATACTATGGAATCTTGGCACGTGGTATTTCAGAGTGCCTACCTCCAGCTCTCATACTCTTATTGGAACATTAATTGGAATCGGATTAGTTAACGCAATGATCACACATTGTCCAATGACGCAAGGATTAAATATTCCAAAATTAACTAATATCTTTTTATCATTAATAATATCACCTATAATAGGCTTGATAATAGCTAAAATAATGATGTTAATATTATGTAGATACTGGAATAATAATAATAAAAAAAATAAAAACATTCATACAACTCCTACTCAACAAATGCAAGAACACGGCAGACCTCAACCATCGTTATGGACTCGTGTTATATTAATTTTATCCGCAGCTGGAGTCAGCTTTTCTCATGGAGCAAATGATGGACAAAAAGGAATTGGTCTGGTTATGTTACTTTTAATAGGAGTAGCTCCAGCAAGTTTTATGCTTAATATGCATGCTAATAGTCACGATATATCTCGTACTCGAGATGCAGTAAACAATTTTTATGAATATTATACTCAACACGGTAACACATTTAAAATCATCATACCATCAGAAATGGCATCTATGCCCATATCAACAGCATTAAATCAATTAGCAATTATCATTCCTTCCTTCAAAGAGGAAACACAGATTTTCGCAAACAATAATAATGATAACAATAATACGGTATGTTACAATAAATATTTATATTCTTCAGAAACAGAGACACAAATAAGAAAAATTTTCCATGATTTACCATTAACTATTACTATTATTAATAATGCTTCATTATTACTGAAAAATTTAGATAGTTATGCTCAATTGAATATAGAGCAACGTTCCCAAATGAGACAGTTAATTATTTATATAGTAGATATTCTAGATCAAGTAACAGCACTGCCAGAAACTTCATATAAAAATAAACATTTTCTCAAAAATTTAAAAAAACATTTATTAAATACAATTGAGTACGCGCCAACTTGGATTATTTTCACTGTTGCATTATCGTTATCTTTAGGTACGATAATTGGATGGAAAAGAGTTGCTACCACTATCGGAGAAAAAATAGGAAAAAGAGAGATGACTTATGCACAAGGTCTATCTGCACAACTAACTACAGCCATATCTATAGGTACAGCAAGTTATGCCGGAATGCCTGTTTCTACTACTCATGTGTTATCTTCATCCATTACGGGCAGCATGCTAATTCGTGGTTGGGGAGTACAAGGGAAAACAATAAAAAATATATTAATAACTTGGTCATTAACCTTACCTGTCTCTATCGCATTAAGCGGAAGTTTCTATTGGATTACATTGCATTTATTACATAATAATATTCAAATATAA
- a CDS encoding M3 family metallopeptidase — protein sequence MDENPLLDYSIFPSFSSISPKHVKEAIQKVLTNCYNTVEQIVSKKYITWDTLHYPLMVAENELQRTWSPITHLNSVQHSLELRKVYEESLLFISEYRNWMHQHYGLYKSYKLLQNGDSYQQLSIIQKKVINNILRNFMLSGVYLSSKQKKMYTYITSKLAWLSSNYANNVFDATLGWSKLVTEKNLLSGIPDYNLKIAHSEAQARGQTGWLFTLKYPSYSAVLLYCDTQNLREELYWAFNTRASDQGPNSGKWDNTLIMDEILALRYELAQILGFSTYLEKSLAKKMIHDPKKVFDFLMNLSIQIRCCEYKEFIETQSFAKKQYSCVSLNPWDIAYYREKQKKYLFSITNEQLRYYFPEKKVLCGMFSVVNCIYGITIKENYDVETWHSDVRFFDIFDDKDEWIGGFYLDIYIRDNKCEGAWMDELVGLMDQNNNTHTISQKPIAYLTCNFGRSENKKLSCLFTHHDVITLFHEFGHVLHHVMTRINIPEISGVNGVPWDAVELPSQLMEKFCWEPEVLQLIAMHYYTEEPLSDYIISNLLKIKTYQSSSHLLQQVIYGLFDLRIHHEYVPGKQGSILKIFNEVIKKMSTHNLSMDWDRFPNSFLHIFSDDYAAGYYSYLWADMLASNVWYRFQESGVLDAEIGKLFLNNILALGGGIDLKKCLVEFCKHAITIEPMLRYYGIPVSINNSVLI from the coding sequence ATGGATGAAAACCCATTATTAGATTATTCTATTTTTCCATCATTTTCTTCTATTAGTCCCAAACATGTAAAAGAAGCTATACAAAAAGTGTTGACTAATTGTTATAATACAGTAGAACAGATTGTTTCCAAGAAATACATCACTTGGGATACGTTACATTATCCGTTAATGGTGGCAGAAAATGAGTTGCAACGTACTTGGTCTCCGATAACACATTTGAATTCTGTGCAACACAGTTTAGAATTACGTAAAGTGTATGAAGAAAGCTTATTATTTATATCTGAATATAGAAATTGGATGCATCAACATTATGGATTGTATAAATCTTACAAGTTATTACAGAATGGAGATTCTTATCAGCAGTTGAGTATAATACAAAAAAAAGTTATAAATAATATTTTACGTAATTTTATGTTATCAGGAGTTTATTTGTCTTCGAAACAAAAAAAAATGTATACGTACATAACTTCTAAATTAGCATGGTTAAGCTCAAATTATGCAAATAATGTATTTGACGCGACGTTAGGTTGGAGCAAATTAGTTACTGAAAAAAATCTATTATCTGGTATACCAGATTATAATTTGAAGATTGCTCATTCGGAGGCACAAGCTCGTGGACAAACAGGATGGTTATTTACGCTGAAATATCCTAGTTATTCTGCAGTTCTTTTATATTGTGATACTCAAAATCTTAGAGAAGAATTATATTGGGCTTTTAATACTCGTGCGTCTGATCAAGGACCTAATAGTGGAAAATGGGATAATACTTTAATAATGGATGAAATTCTTGCATTACGTTATGAGTTAGCACAAATATTAGGCTTTAGCACTTATCTTGAAAAATCTTTGGCGAAAAAAATGATACACGATCCAAAGAAAGTATTTGATTTTCTTATGAATTTATCTATTCAGATACGTTGTTGTGAATATAAGGAATTTATAGAAACCCAAAGTTTTGCTAAAAAACAATATTCTTGTGTATCTTTAAATCCATGGGATATTGCATATTATAGAGAGAAACAAAAAAAATATCTTTTTTCTATTACAAATGAACAATTGCGTTATTATTTCCCTGAAAAAAAAGTGCTTTGTGGAATGTTTTCGGTAGTGAATTGTATTTATGGTATTACCATTAAAGAAAATTATGATGTAGAAACATGGCACTCTGATGTACGTTTTTTTGATATTTTTGATGATAAAGATGAGTGGATAGGTGGATTTTATTTGGATATTTATATTAGAGATAATAAGTGTGAGGGCGCGTGGATGGATGAGTTAGTAGGTTTGATGGATCAAAATAATAATACTCATACTATTAGTCAAAAACCTATTGCATACTTAACTTGTAATTTTGGTCGTTCAGAAAATAAAAAATTATCATGTTTATTTACACATCATGATGTAATAACTTTATTTCATGAATTTGGACATGTATTACATCATGTTATGACGCGTATTAATATTCCGGAAATATCTGGAGTGAATGGAGTGCCGTGGGATGCAGTAGAATTACCTAGTCAACTTATGGAAAAGTTTTGTTGGGAACCTGAGGTATTACAATTGATTGCTATGCATTATTACACAGAAGAACCATTATCTGACTACATAATAAGTAATTTATTGAAAATAAAAACATATCAATCATCATCTCATCTTTTGCAACAAGTGATATACGGGTTATTTGATTTACGAATACACCATGAGTATGTTCCAGGAAAGCAAGGGAGTATACTAAAAATATTTAACGAAGTAATAAAAAAAATGTCGACACATAATCTATCAATGGATTGGGATCGTTTTCCCAATTCTTTTTTACATATTTTTTCTGATGATTATGCTGCAGGATATTATAGTTATCTATGGGCAGATATGTTGGCGTCTAATGTCTGGTATCGTTTTCAGGAGTCAGGTGTTCTTGATGCAGAAATAGGAAAATTATTTCTTAATAATATCCTTGCATTAGGGGGGGGCATTGATTTGAAAAAATGTCTTGTAGAATTTTGTAAACATGCTATCACAATAGAACCGATGTTACGGTATTATGGGATCCCTGTATCTATTAATAATTCTGTATTAATATAA
- a CDS encoding Fe-Mn family superoxide dismutase: protein MSFILPSLTYPYDALEPFFDEKTMKIHHTKHHQAYIDNANTALNDLPEFSNLSVIELIKKLNHLPDHKKNILRNNAGGHTNHSLFWKYLKKGTIPQGSLKDAIEHNFSSISSFKDHFEKTAMNRFGSGWIWLVKQHNMLSIVSTANQDNPLMGKDISGANGYPILGLDVWEHAYYLKYQNRRLDYIKSFWNVVNWDEVHIQFNQT, encoded by the coding sequence ATGAGCTTTATATTACCTTCTTTAACTTATCCATATGATGCTTTGGAACCATTTTTTGACGAAAAAACTATGAAAATTCATCATACAAAACACCATCAAGCATATATTGATAATGCTAATACAGCATTAAATGATTTACCTGAATTCTCCAATTTATCTGTTATAGAACTAATAAAAAAATTAAACCATTTACCCGATCATAAAAAAAATATATTACGCAACAATGCCGGAGGACACACTAATCATAGTCTGTTTTGGAAATACCTCAAGAAAGGTACTATACCTCAAGGATCATTAAAAGATGCAATAGAACACAACTTTTCAAGCATCTCTTCTTTTAAAGATCATTTTGAAAAAACTGCTATGAATCGTTTTGGATCTGGTTGGATATGGTTAGTAAAACAACATAATATGTTATCTATAGTATCCACTGCCAACCAAGATAATCCATTAATGGGAAAAGATATCTCTGGAGCAAATGGATACCCGATTCTTGGGCTAGATGTCTGGGAACATGCTTACTATTTAAAATATCAAAATCGTCGACTAGATTATATTAAATCATTTTGGAATGTAGTTAATTGGGATGAAGTACACATACAATTCAATCAAACATAA